The proteins below are encoded in one region of Candidatus Baltobacteraceae bacterium:
- a CDS encoding efflux RND transporter permease subunit has product MTGFFLQRPIFAAVCSLIVLIAGLVAIPTLPIAQYPQIAPPVVSVTAVYIGASPEAVETSVTTPLEQAINGVEGLRYISSTSAQGVSTITATFNLGVNLDIAATDVQNAVQGALGRLPPEVKQTGVTVAKNSGSFAMALALTSNTSKYDTLFLSNYAELNVINDLKRVPGVSDVLIFGQRRYAMRVWLNPHALASRNLTAADVVSSLQEQNVQVAAGSVGSAPEPASQPYTYTINAIGRLSNPDQFKNIILRADPNGGFTRLGDVARIELGAEDYSSFLRFNGNDNVIGLGILQLPTANALSVSKGVTAKLDQLAKNFPPGVRYETAFNSTTFVNESIKEVLFTLGIAIFLVVLVIFIFLQDLRSTLIPAATIPVSLIGTFFVMKLFGFTINTITLFGLTLATGLVVDDAIVVIENIARYIQDRGMRGVAGAAAAMKEIQSAVVASSLVLLAVFIPVAFFPGTTGQLYKQFALTIAASITISLFAALTLAPVLSAMLLRGEEEKTHGFFGWFNHTLHRFRVWYRRMLPRLFRARWIVAGVFALALIGTALLFKSTPTGFIPSEDQGYFIVLLQAPEGSSLSQERVAALKAERIIRDQPGVADVFDVGGFSFAGSGPNRGIMFVQLDPWSQRGSFQKSITGILYGPTGLAGKFAQQIPEAQVFAFNPPAINGIGSFGGFQFELEDRGNVGLPKLMQTAYQYMGMANAPTTPLTQVFTQFRINSPQLQVNVDRNKAKAIGVPLTDVFNTMQTELGSVYVNDFDYLNRSYRVYVQADSKYRDRVNSLNQLYLRSSQGGMSPLSALVNVSRVLAPPTITHYNLFRSIELSGNPKVGYGTGQAISAMQDLAQKIDPPGTGFEWSGLSLDEIQAGATSALIFALGIVFVFLVLAAQYESFVDPLIVILAVPAALLGALLFMNFRLVMGHAGFPFILIAGDPSLSQDAYAQVGYVMLIGLASKSAILIVEFANQQMRAGADIVTAALRAAQTRLRPILMTSIAFIIAVVPLVFASGAGSGARHSLGTVVFGGMVISTVLNLAITPVLYVIVKSFAARRARAIAPARASAAD; this is encoded by the coding sequence ATGACCGGATTTTTCTTGCAGCGCCCGATCTTTGCGGCCGTCTGTTCCCTGATCGTGCTGATCGCGGGCTTAGTCGCCATTCCCACGCTTCCGATCGCACAATACCCGCAGATCGCGCCTCCCGTGGTCAGCGTTACGGCGGTCTATATCGGGGCCAGCCCCGAAGCCGTTGAGACCTCGGTTACGACGCCGCTCGAACAAGCCATCAACGGCGTCGAAGGACTGCGCTACATCTCTTCGACCAGCGCCCAAGGCGTTTCCACGATCACGGCAACCTTCAACCTGGGCGTGAATTTGGATATCGCCGCAACCGACGTGCAGAACGCGGTGCAGGGCGCGCTCGGCCGGCTCCCTCCCGAAGTAAAACAGACGGGCGTGACCGTTGCGAAAAACTCCGGTTCCTTTGCGATGGCACTCGCGCTGACGTCGAACACCTCGAAGTACGATACGCTCTTCTTGAGCAACTATGCCGAGCTCAACGTCATCAACGACCTCAAGCGCGTTCCGGGCGTCAGCGACGTTCTGATCTTCGGCCAGCGGCGCTACGCGATGCGCGTCTGGCTCAATCCCCACGCGCTAGCGTCGCGCAACCTGACCGCCGCCGACGTCGTCTCGTCGCTGCAGGAGCAAAACGTGCAAGTCGCGGCGGGCAGCGTCGGCAGCGCGCCGGAGCCCGCCAGCCAACCGTATACCTATACGATCAACGCAATCGGCCGCTTGAGCAACCCGGATCAATTCAAGAATATCATTCTGCGCGCCGATCCCAACGGCGGCTTTACGCGACTCGGCGACGTCGCCCGGATCGAACTCGGAGCCGAGGACTACTCGTCGTTTCTGCGGTTCAATGGCAACGACAACGTTATCGGCCTGGGAATTCTGCAGCTGCCGACCGCAAACGCGCTTTCGGTCTCCAAGGGCGTCACCGCCAAACTCGATCAGCTCGCGAAGAACTTTCCGCCCGGGGTGCGGTACGAAACGGCCTTCAATTCGACCACGTTCGTAAACGAGTCGATCAAGGAGGTCCTCTTCACCCTGGGTATCGCGATTTTCTTGGTCGTGCTGGTCATCTTCATCTTCTTGCAGGATCTACGCTCCACGCTCATTCCGGCGGCGACGATTCCGGTCTCGCTCATCGGCACGTTCTTCGTGATGAAACTCTTCGGCTTCACGATCAACACGATCACGCTCTTCGGTTTAACGCTCGCGACGGGGCTCGTCGTCGACGACGCGATCGTCGTTATCGAGAACATCGCGCGGTACATTCAAGATCGCGGCATGCGCGGCGTCGCCGGCGCCGCGGCTGCAATGAAAGAGATTCAGAGCGCGGTCGTGGCCTCGTCGCTCGTGCTGCTCGCGGTCTTCATTCCGGTGGCGTTTTTCCCGGGAACCACCGGGCAGCTCTACAAGCAATTCGCGCTGACGATCGCCGCCTCGATCACGATCTCGCTCTTCGCCGCGCTTACGCTCGCGCCGGTACTCTCCGCCATGCTGCTGCGCGGTGAAGAGGAGAAAACGCACGGATTCTTCGGCTGGTTCAACCACACTCTGCATCGCTTCCGCGTGTGGTATCGCCGCATGCTCCCGCGCCTGTTCCGCGCGCGCTGGATCGTAGCCGGCGTCTTCGCGCTGGCGCTGATCGGAACGGCGCTGCTCTTCAAATCGACGCCGACGGGTTTCATTCCGAGCGAGGATCAGGGCTATTTTATCGTGCTGCTGCAGGCGCCCGAAGGATCGTCGCTCTCGCAGGAGCGCGTGGCCGCGCTAAAAGCCGAGCGGATCATCCGCGATCAGCCCGGCGTTGCCGACGTCTTCGATGTCGGCGGATTCAGCTTCGCCGGGTCCGGGCCCAACCGCGGCATTATGTTCGTGCAACTCGACCCGTGGTCGCAACGCGGCAGCTTCCAGAAATCGATCACCGGCATTCTCTACGGGCCAACCGGTCTGGCCGGAAAATTCGCGCAACAGATTCCCGAAGCGCAAGTGTTTGCGTTTAATCCGCCCGCAATCAACGGCATCGGAAGTTTCGGCGGTTTTCAGTTCGAACTGGAAGACCGCGGCAACGTCGGCCTGCCGAAACTCATGCAAACCGCGTACCAATACATGGGAATGGCCAACGCACCAACCACGCCGCTCACGCAAGTCTTCACGCAGTTCCGCATCAACTCGCCGCAGTTGCAGGTAAACGTCGATCGAAACAAGGCCAAGGCGATCGGCGTGCCGCTGACCGACGTCTTCAATACGATGCAGACCGAGCTGGGTTCGGTCTACGTGAACGACTTCGATTACTTGAATCGGTCGTACCGCGTCTACGTGCAGGCCGACAGCAAGTATCGCGATCGCGTGAATTCGCTCAACCAGCTCTATCTGCGCTCGAGTCAGGGCGGAATGAGCCCGCTGAGCGCGCTGGTCAACGTCTCGCGCGTGCTGGCGCCGCCGACCATCACGCATTACAATCTGTTCCGCTCGATCGAACTTAGCGGTAACCCGAAGGTTGGATACGGCACCGGGCAGGCAATCTCGGCCATGCAGGATCTCGCGCAAAAGATCGATCCGCCGGGAACCGGCTTCGAGTGGTCGGGCCTGTCGCTAGACGAAATTCAGGCCGGCGCGACGAGCGCGCTGATCTTTGCGCTCGGCATCGTCTTCGTGTTCCTGGTGCTGGCGGCGCAATACGAAAGCTTCGTCGATCCGCTGATCGTCATTCTCGCCGTGCCGGCGGCGCTGCTCGGCGCGCTGCTCTTCATGAACTTCCGGCTCGTCATGGGACATGCCGGATTCCCGTTCATCCTCATCGCCGGCGATCCCAGTCTCTCGCAAGACGCGTACGCGCAAGTCGGCTACGTCATGCTGATCGGGCTCGCAAGCAAGAGCGCCATTTTGATCGTCGAGTTCGCAAATCAGCAGATGCGTGCCGGAGCCGATATCGTCACGGCGGCTTTGCGCGCGGCTCAGACGCGGCTACGCCCGATTCTCATGACCTCGATCGCCTTTATCATCGCAGTCGTTCCGCTTGTCTTCGCAAGCGGCGCCGGCAGCGGCGCGCGCCATTCGCTCGGCACGGTCGTCTTCGGCGGCATGGTGATATCGACGGTTCTCAACCTGGCGATAACGCCCGTTCTGTACGTGATCGTTAAGTCGTTCGCTGCCCGCCGGGCGCGCGCGATCGCACCGGCACGCGCGAGCGCCGCGGACTAG